The following DNA comes from Pleuronectes platessa chromosome 9, fPlePla1.1, whole genome shotgun sequence.
AGCTGCTAGAAAATGTTGAGTATGATGGCAACTTGACTTCCTCATCAGAGAAATTATACGATCTTCATTAAAGAGGAACAAACCCTCTACAAGACAACTCAGATATATCCTGTCTGAATACTAAGCTGTTCCCAAAGCTGAGTACCTAAGTAAGAGTGTGGGAAGAACTACTGCAAACTTTTTTGAGGGAAGATCTCCAGAAATGGGGTGGGGGTGCTATGTCTTCCTCAAGCTCAGGTCCTCAACCAGAGGCCTGGGAGTTTGAGGGTTCTGCGCAGTAACTTAGCTGTTCCTATAGGACTACACTCTCAGAGGCGCCAGATGTTGTACCCGATCTGGTGGACCCTCTCCGACCAGTTTGGGGGTCACAGCACCTAATGCTCCTACTACCTCTGGGATCAGTTTGGATTTCACCTTCCCCAGCTGTTCTAGTTGTTCTCCCAGCCTTTGGTACCTCTCGATCTTCTCATGCTCCTCTTTCCTGAGGATTCTGTCCGCTTGGATTTCCACATCTATCAATACTCCCCTGTTCTTTGTCCACCACAACTTTCCTGTTTGTTAGccagcagctgtttgtcagTCCGTCAGCATCGTAGCTCTGTCGTTCATGACTTCGCAACCCCCGCGGGTGTTCCTGTACACTATCCAAgccattcatatatatatatatatatatatttgcctaTACCCCTGTTGCAACAACATATGGCAACAGCTCAGAGACTCTCACGAAAACAACTTCCAGGTGACAGTGTAAGCTAAAAGCTactcttttgggggggggggggggggggggggggggcagggcagACAGAGTTGATGAAAAGGAATGAGATGCAAAGGAACAGGACAGGTTTCATTTGGGACTTGGAGAATCCAGCATCTGCTTCTCAAATGAAGCATGTCCGCGTTCACTGTGCTTTCTTATCACAATGGCTGCAGGCTGTTGAAAACAACCAGATAAACAGCTCAATGAAAGCGTATACTGCTGTGACCCACAGCCAATGGCCAGCTGAGTCTAAGCTTTGGCTGttacaacaaaaaacatatttcgATCTTTTGATGTGAAACCTAGATGAAGTTTGGACTGCAAGCAGGAACGTTGAACATGTAGATAATTATTTTGCGCATCTTTCCACTTTAAAAGTTTGTTTAGCCCATACCCATCAGATGATTGAACCAATGCACACATAAACGTTCACTTAAGCAGGTGCATGATGGAGCCTTTTTTAATCAGATACATATCCTGGAATTTACTTGGAATGTTTtaactaaatatttatttttcttaaattgcGAAGACAACATGACTTCAGTGGGGGATTTAATGCTTTAAAGGACACATCCATGGAACCATGGAGCTGCTGATAACAggtttgtgaaaacaaaacaggttTCATGAACTACAAGCAGTGAGAGGATTGAGACGGGAAGAGGGATTCGATTTGGACTCAGGAGCCTCATAATCACATAGTTACAgaagtacaaaataaaatagccAATATTAATAGAgcggaaataaaaaagaaataggcAATCTCATTGAAGGGTTTGTCAGAAATAAGCAGGACAGTCATGCGTAACCAATTAATCTTGAGTCTGTTTCGGCTACAGGTTCATCAGGGCACAGTTACTTCCTTGGTCATTCCCAGTCACATTGTATGTGCACATGCACACTGAGCACTGAGATACGCAGATTTTCTCCCCGAATGCGACAGACTTGCTCAGGCTCTTGAGATGCGCGCTCCCTGTGACTTGGCACCAGCTGACGTGCACGGAGCGAGTGGCACAGATCACTGCCTCGACGGGAGGAGAGAGGTTTCTATGGTGTTTACAGCTGATCTGAGCAGACGTCACTTGGTTTTGTTGACTGTCAATACAGACAGGGAGTGAAGAGGCTGCTGGTTAATGGAGAGAAGTGAGACAGGGGACCGACATTGAGGTAAGGAACAGTGCCACATATCGATCATCCCTCTGTCATTAACACAAGTTATTTGTTGTATTACCACTATTTGGAGAAGGTTTATATAACAATCTGGGAAAGTAAAATTTCATTTTTGTTAACTGAAGTGGCTTTTGTAATGTTTCAGGAGACTATTTATGCTTcataaatcattattttgtgaaaactactactactactactactacgatactactactactaatatttCAATAGTAGTTTAAAAACAGTTAGGCTAAAAGGTTATTAAGGTCAAATGGAAGGCAAACCATGGGAAACAATTAAAAAGCAAATAATAAGAAACAATTAAAAGCAATTTGAAAATCACCTGCTGTTtgataatgaaaatgaattaataaccattgtatgtatatatgtaaacatttatttgtactttaagTGAGTACCAAAGTGAGCAACAAATAACTAAATGCTCACACTTTCTTAAAAAGGTGAGTCGGCAAGAagtcattgattttttttagttATAGCTGAACGGATAATCTATCAGCGGACAAATTTTAAATTCAAAAGTTGTATTCAAAATATCAATATGTTTGATTCACATCCCATAACTCAGTTACCCTCTCTCCTTCAGATTTCATTCTCCACCATGTCGACCAATGAGAGCTCGGAGTCAggctgcaggtcagaggtcagacccGACAGCAGCACCTGCAACCAGAGCGCACACTCCATCACGTCGTCCATCATCACCATGACTGTGGGCATCTTCTCCAACAGCCTCGCCATCTTCATCCTGGTCAAATCCTACAAGCGCATCCGCAGCAAGTCCAGGGCGTCCTTCCTGCTGTTCGCCAGCAGCCTGGTGGTCACCGACCTGCTGGGTCACCTCATCAACGGCACCATGGTGATGTTTGTCTACAGCTCTCAAAAGAATTGGGAGTCGTTTGACCCTCACAGCATCGTGTGCAGCGCCTTCGGGGCGTGCCTGGTGTTCTTCGGCCTGAGTCCCTTGTTCCTGGGGAGTGTCATGGCGGTGGAGCGCTGCATCGGGGTCACCAGGCCCATCTTCTCCACGGTGCTGGCTCCCCACCACATGAAGAGGCTGCTGGGTCTCACTTGGCCACTCGCCGCCCTGGTGGCCGCTCTGCCGCTGCCGTGGAGGCGCTACAAGGTTCAGAGCTCCAGGAGCTTTTGCTTCTTCCACATGGAGGGACCTGAAGACTGGCTGGACATATTCCTGCCTCTGCTCTTCTCCATGCTCGGGCTGCTGGCCCTGCTGCTCTCCATTGTGTGCAATACTCTGACAAGCTGCACCCTGCTGCAGGCCAGACTCCGCCGCAAGCATCACTGCAGAGGCACCTCTTACCACATAGAGATGATCTGCCAGCTCCTGGCCATCATGTTGGTGTCCTGCGTCTGCTGGGGCCCGTTGCTGGTAAGAATTAATCTTCGGCTTAATAAAATCCCAGCGTGCAGGCtgacactgcagcagctctttgaGAGTGCTGGCTCAAGATGCTGACGTTACCTAAAATGAGTTAGCACATTTTCATGTTGCCTTTCTGATCTTGAAGCCAAATCAGCGAGTTGTCAGATGGGCTATGACAGATTTTGAGCACCGCTAGGTACAAACTGTCAGAGGTGGTGAGATGGCTTTTGAAATCAGACAAAAACCCGCTAGGTCCCATTATTTGTGACGTGTCATGaaaagatgaatgaagaaaTGCTATAAAGCTGCCATTCATTCGCAGCCTGTCCATTCCCTGTTGCTGAGACTCTTATCCGCTTAGCACTCAAACATTTCCACAGTTTACTGTTTGGCCTTTTCCCTGAACTCCTAATTAAGGGCCCTTCATAATATCCACTTTCATACAAGAGATGTATTTCAAACACAATGGGCTCTCAATTAAAATGATCCCTTCATACCCCTTGTTGTTACTCCCAGATTACCCTCCAGCTCCACAATCAGCTCAATATATCCTCACCACCCACCAGCCTCAAATTGAAATCCGGAAAAACACTTCACTTCCGacaatgaggttatgtttttgttctgttAGTTGGTAGGATAGCGCAAAATCTACTGGACAGTTTACCCCGGAACTTAgaggaacccattacatttagGTGCAAATCCAGAGTTCAGAGTTTATGCCTGATTTCTCATGGATTTAACATTTCTCTCTGATTTCTCTCATTTCTATATTAACGTTTGTGCAGCttagtgcagatccaaatactaATCtgtatcaaattaatttaaatatggttCCATAAGaaaactgttgggccttggcagaggtttatGCTTGATTGACTGCCCTTCCCATTCTCAAAGGTACTCAAAtaaaatttgtttgatgatgAATTTGTAGTGACACAGCCAGTACATAGGGGCTTGAGAGATACACCAAACCATTTTCTTCCGAGTTTGTCATAATGAAAGTCAAGTCAGAACAAGCGCCGCTGTGTGAATATGACAGAGTGAGATTAAGGtagaatttaaaaagaaaacaaacaccgTGTCTGAGCTCTTCACTGATTTTCACACGtttgaataaatgtattttccacttTAGTCAATGAATTGATGAGTCATCGTTTGAAAGATGTCTGTGTGTTGAGATATTGCACATTTTTGGATTATGATCACAGTGTTTGTCAAGTGAAAAGGCCTAAAGAGGGATATTAACATTATTCCCTGCTTTAAAGATTAATTATGTTACTATGGTGATAAAATATGATTCCACAGGGGTATTTGCATACattacaaaaacacagaagatgAAGCTGTTCAGCGTTCAGTGGGATTTCTTAATTAAGACTTAGACAGTTCTGTTAAATAATTCACAATAGTGTTAACTCCTTTGTCCATGATAACCACCACTGTTAATCATGCATTAGTCTATTTCTGCTATTTAAGGTCTGTATTGATTGAATGTATTGATCAAACATAACTTCTTCGAGATTGTTCAACAATCACCACAAACCACATAACAACAAGAAACCAAATACATTACCCCTGTAAAATACAGATAGAATTAAATACAGATACAATAAGAGGTATGGtgattaaaaatacataaaaatacaaaatacaatgaaCGTCAGTGGTGGGTATTGCTCTGCGTTTTGTAAAGTGCTGATGCTGGATTGAGGAGCCATTATTTTGAAACCATAACGAATAAGTTCTGCAACTGCCGTCTTTTTTGTGtttgcccccccacacacagattCACGTCTTCATCCTCAGCACCAGAGCCAGAGAAGAGAGCGCGTCGTTCACTCTGCTGATGCTGATACGCGTGGCCACGTGGAACCAGATCCTGGACCCCTGGGTGTACATCCTGCTGAGGAGGGCCGTGCTGAGGAAAATCTTCACCTTGTTCCGCTGCTGCGCAAAATCTCCCAACCCTCCCCACTGGCAGTGCACCATCCTCCGCAGCTCGGCGGACACCAGCAACTCCGGTATCGGAGCGGCTGACTGCCGCTGCCACGGCCGATTGCCTCCTCCGGATACTGTGATCAGAACAATCACCTGAAACCTGGTCTGAATGGTTCTGATCTGAGAACTGAGGCGAAACAGGTGGGAGCTGAAGATGAGGAGAACTTTGATCATTTAGAAAGTTGTGATGTTTCGTGCAACATGGGATGGAAGTTTCTGTTCTTACCTTTAAGCTCTGTTTTATGCACCAGAGCCTGTAAACAACATCTGTCTAGAACATTGATAAATAAtgttattaatgtttatatttaaatatgttatgataatattattttattgtttgttttttctattggaactatttgtactgaaagtgtttgtttctcctcGTCTTATTTGATCACTGGTGTTATTGGTAGAATCATTCACACGTGAATTGTGCAGTGATGCTCAAAGGTACATGTGATGTTTTAGTTgtaatgtgaagcag
Coding sequences within:
- the ptgfr gene encoding prostaglandin F2-alpha receptor, which produces MSTNESSESGCRSEVRPDSSTCNQSAHSITSSIITMTVGIFSNSLAIFILVKSYKRIRSKSRASFLLFASSLVVTDLLGHLINGTMVMFVYSSQKNWESFDPHSIVCSAFGACLVFFGLSPLFLGSVMAVERCIGVTRPIFSTVLAPHHMKRLLGLTWPLAALVAALPLPWRRYKVQSSRSFCFFHMEGPEDWLDIFLPLLFSMLGLLALLLSIVCNTLTSCTLLQARLRRKHHCRGTSYHIEMICQLLAIMLVSCVCWGPLLIHVFILSTRAREESASFTLLMLIRVATWNQILDPWVYILLRRAVLRKIFTLFRCCAKSPNPPHWQCTILRSSADTSNSGIGAADCRCHGRLPPPDTVIRTIT